In Octopus bimaculoides isolate UCB-OBI-ISO-001 chromosome 5, ASM119413v2, whole genome shotgun sequence, a genomic segment contains:
- the LOC106869260 gene encoding sex peptide receptor, producing the protein MSVTSDYLMKEEMTNTDSSTDWETTSPSILRNTYPFIIKRESIDEIAVPILGYIAPPVAVITIITNSLVVIVLMKRNMKSPTNCVLIGMALSDMFTGVIPMPLYLYFYAAGYYQDYVPNWCCRIYHVFTLYIPTIFHTASIWLTLTLAIQRYIYICHSFRARTWCTINNVIKGTVAIYFIAILFHLTRFFEYDFESVELMSLLHRNQTVIGCYILRSQWLVNWIDLYYNVYFWFRVIFVHLIPCTALVVLNGMLIHAMTLAKRRRKLLIKQNKRNESKKIKDTNCTTLMLVAVVFLFLLVEVPLGILMIITILQNTLKISIFPDNVIFVTSSIINMMIMLSYPLNFFIYCAMSKQFRNTFKRMFCGGPLPIDRESSQYMTLPTENGRTIVTTDETKL; encoded by the coding sequence ATGTCTGTAACAAGTGATTACCTGATGAAAGAGGAGATGACAAATACAGATTCCAGTACAGACTGGGAAACAACTTCTCCGTCTATACTGAGAAACACTTATCCTTTTATAATTAAAAGAGAATCAATTGATGAAATTGCTGTACCTATCCTCGGTTATATAGCTCCGCCTGTCGCTGTCATCACAATTATTACAAACTCCCTAGTAGTGATCGTTCTCatgaaaagaaacatgaaatCCCCTACAAACTGTGTGCTTATTGGTATGGCGTTATCTGACATGTTTACTGGAGTTATACCTATGCCCTTGTATCTTTATTTCTACGCAGCAGGCTATTATCAAGATTATGTACCAAACTGGTGTTGCAGAATCTACCACGTATTTACACTATATATACCCACTATATTCCACACAGCTTCAATCTGGTTAACCCTCACTCTGGCAATACAGCGTTACATATATATCTGCCATTCGTTCCGTGCACGTACTTGGTGTACTATAAATAACGTTATCAAGGGAACTGTTGCTATATACTTCATTGCCATTCTTTTCCACCTTACAAGATTTTTTGAATATGACTTTGAATCAGTTGAGCTGATGTCGTTGCTTCATAGAAACCAAACGGTTATTGGTTGCTATATTCTTCGGTCACAGTGGCTTGTCAATTGGATAGATTTATACTATAATGTATATTTCTGGTTTCGCGTGATATTCGTTCATTTAATACCGTGCACAGCGTTAGTTGTGCTCAACGGTATGCTTATACATGCCATGACACTTGCTAAGAGGCGGAGGAAATTATTgattaaacaaaacaaacgaaacgAATCCAAAAAGATTAAAGATACAAATTGCACAACTCTGATGTTAGTTGcagttgtctttttatttttgctggTTGAGGTTCCCCTGggtattttaatgataattactATCCTGCAGAACACGTTAAAAATCAGCATTTTTCCGGACAACGTTATCTTTGTGACCAGTTCCATAATAAACATGATGATCATGTTATCGTACCCATTAAACTTCTTTATATATTGTGCCATGagcaaacagtttcgaaacacaTTCAAACGCATGTTTTGCGGCGGCCCATTACCGATTGATCGAGAAAGTTCCCAATACATGACATTGCCAACTGAAAACGGCAGAACAATCGTTACTACAGATGAAACAAAGCTTTGA